The genome window GCCGCCCTGTCCTGCCACGGCAAAGCACAGGTCGGCGTCGGCCGGAGGTATAAGAAAATTCGTCGGAGAGCTAGCCGATGATCACGCTTGACTGGTGTCTGGAGAGTCTGGACGCTATACTGCCTTGGTGTATCCCCAGCATATGCATGCTATGCTAGTGTGGTGGAAGTGCCATTGATGCATATGACGATTAATTCCATGGCTCCAGCAGCTATGTAATTAATACCCCGAAACGTAGCTTTCGTTTTACTATCTCAGAAAGATGAAGAGTATTGAGTTTTCCACCATTCACACAAAACTAATTAATACGTCACCAGCTGTCCAAATATTATAAATATTCCAGAAATTTATTATACTAACTTGTCGTTGCAACTCCGAAAGAAGTCCGAACACAAGAAAGAAAAACTGTCGATCTGGCGTCCAGACGATGATGCGAGATGATCTGCTACATTTACAAGGCGTGTGTCGATTCTTTTACTGGATTCAGTTCACTCCACGAGACATAACGTAGCTTTCGTTTTATTTGTTTATCAGCTGGACAAGCGAACCGCGTTGGTGTATGTTATGCAGAGCTTAGATGTTGCCGTAGTGGTTTAGCAAACTTGACGTCGGAACAAAATTTAGTGCCCTACTTTCGATGATTAATAATTGAGTATATTTGTGAACTGAACTGAATAGGAATTAGAATTTACTTAATAGACTAGGTTATTTGGTTTGGAATTTAACGTTCCAACACTTTCCAAAGCAACATTTTACAAAGTTTAGATTTAAGTTTATTATTCCAAATTTATAGGATAAGATGTGAAAATTAATTTTATGTATCGGTACTAGTCTATGTTTCTACTTTACATCTTATAACACGATGTCCGGCTCGCTTTTTTATAGTAAAAATGTAACATACAAATATCTTTAACAATAGTATATAAATGTACTACGTGTAAAAtcatattagcttaattgatacgtgtctaaattataattatttgaATGGAATGCAAACGGGTCCTGAGTGTAGCTCAGCTGCTTATTAAGTATACGTTGGAACAATCTTAACCGGTTCAAGTCATTGACTCGGTGGTCGTATTTTTTTTCTTGTGCCCGTCGATGGAGCGATGTCTGTGATAAATGTGCTTGCGTATATGTAAGCTTCTCCTGCTCAGCGTTTGCGTCTGTCCCATGATTTCTGAAAAGAAAATGTTTGAATATATTGTAACTATGGCGATTTTTTTCAAGTGTCTTGTAACTGTAGCATAATGACGAGCAATTCATTAGTTGTTTCCCATACTGTATGCGCGTGTTAACAAGTGCCACCAAACATCACGCTGATTAATGGTTTTAAATAGCCCGCTATAGTTTTGTTATGGCTTTTTATATGGTTTAGTGCTACACTATTACTAATTGTTCCACTATTATCACTAATGATATTTCATCTCTACTAAACACCATTATTTAGTTTAGACGCGATATATTTTTAACACCTAATCCATATTAAGGTATATATTCATCCTCTAGCTAGGTTCTTTGCCTAATAAAGGATGTAATAAATCACTAAATAATTATTGAGTTGTTGAATATTGAATGTTGATCATAACATTATTGAGTATGTTCATCGATATGATGAATGTTAAATACTACACTTGGAAACATATTCTTCTAGATCTTAAGTCCAGGAACCCTGTTTGGAACGCTGGTTTTAATTCCTGTAGTTTCAGAACTGACAAAACTGTAAATTATAACTTAAGTTCAGGAGCCGTTGTTAGGCTGTTAGCTACAACTACAAAATGACACTTGTGGATCAATATACTTCAGAGGGAGAAAGAACTATCATGTGGAAATGTCATAAAGAACCATACACTACACATATAAGTATAGAACCTAGACAACACGCTGAAACACGCTGATGTGTAATTCAACGCCATCTTTTATATATAGCATAACAATAATATAAGGAAGTAGCTCCAGCTCCATCTTTTGCATGCATTGCAGCTACGGTTAAACTGGCTTGTTCCTTAGCCTCCTTGCCGGATCTGGCTTCACAAATCTAAATTGGTCCAAAACCTCCATCGTACTTGAGCTTACAAACTGAAGAAAATAGAGTAACAATTGTTCAGAGGGAGATGCCCAAATGGCGTTCTTTCTGAATTTTCTGGAATTTTCGTTATCCAATGCCACATCAATCTGTAAAGTACTATTTCAAACATGTGAAAAGGGAGAGAATATTGAAAGAAGGAAAGGAAAAGGAAATACAAAAACTGACCTGAACCAGCATATCACCTCTTGTGGCATGCACCCTGGCATACCCGAATTCTGAAACTCTTGATAAGCTCCACTTGTTCAACTGATTATTTGAAAATCAAGGCAAGATTTTGTTAACGAGCATGTACAGTATTGGATATAAATTTAAGGTTATGAATTAAAAGTATATCTCAAATCTGAATGTTCATTGAATAATTATTACAAGAAATCTCATGTATATCATCTTAAAGATCAAGCACTACTTGCTTTGGACTACAAAAGACTTGTTACTATAGTTCTTACCACAATCCTAGGGAACTTGTCCAAGCTAAATCCTCCAGCTCCAACAGTGGCATGAACGGGTGCAGTATATTTGCTGTTGTCATAAGTATCAATTCCACTTTCATCCTTCTTTGGCTTGCCTTTGCATATATTCTTGTATATTGCACAAGTCCTCTCATAGTTGTGTACATGGCCAAAGAAAACCAAATCCACCTACTCAACCAAAAACCAAAACATGCTACTATGGTTAGTGTATTGTGGtcagctggtcatttcttttcatACCAGCCTGAGGTAGTTAAGTTTCAGTTCCAAGCGTGATTTCTTACCTGGTGCTTGAGCAAGAGTGGCTCAACGGAGGCTACAAATGCTAGATCTACATTAACTGGTATTCCGACATGGGATGAGTACATCGGTCTATGCCTGCAATTTTCATTGAAGTATGGTGATTATGTTTCTTGTATCTGAATAGCACATATTACAGGTTTAAGAGAAACAAAGTACAAAATGTAAGGACTCTTGTTGGGTCTGCATGATCTGTCCATAGCCAAGCTACTTCAAAACAAACATACTTACGTAAGAAAACTCACCCAATGAAAATTACCCATGGTGTCCTCGATCTATTGACTGATGACAAATCTTGATTCATCCATTTGTACTATTCAAACAATAAACTTTTCAGAGAAACAATACATATATTTCGAAGTCTGAACAATACATGAAAAGTTCCAATTGATTGTATACCTGCTCCGACATCTCTGACCACTTATGCTCAGTTGACATCACGACAAAGTGAACGCTCCCTTGCTCAATTGAATACCATGGCTTATCCTTACTAACAGCTGGCATGCGGAAATATGACTCATATGCAACTCCACATTCGCCACCTGAATCTGGGGTCACATATACAGAACCAGACTCTGCATAATCCCTGAGCCAAGAACATCGTTAATGATGGTGCATTTCACGATGCAATTCAACTGTTCATATTAAACTGCAAACATAAGATTTTAAAAGTATCAGTTACCTTTCATGGTTACCAATAGCGGTCATGTAGGGAACTCGAGAAGCGAGTGGTGCTATGAGGTTTAGGAAGAAATCCCATTCAACCAGAAAGCCTGTGGCATAGCTTATGTCTCCTATGTGGAAGACTGAATTGACCTTTCCTGTTTGGATTTCTTTAGCCACTGCCTTGACCACAGAAATCGATCCAGGCTGCAGATGCATTCCGTGAGAGTTACTACTTAAATAAATTCACAATTTTGGAATTAATACAATCAGAGCACCTCAGAAGGAAAGTTACAATCTGAATAAAAACCCAGAGTTAAGCGATTCTGTTGCTCGAGGCAACATTTTGGTCTACCTGAATGTAGTGTTCCACTGATGGGTCCAGCGGAGCCTTCCCCATATCACCGTAGATCACAAATGATGTCTCGTCGGAGCCTGCAGCTGGTGGCATTCTGAATGTGTTTGTGTCACTCCAACCCACGGAATCACTGCACAAGCACAAACCCAAAAACTGCGTGAACAGATGAAACATCCATCTCTCCTTTGGTTGCCAGAATGTTACTACAGAACTGGCTGACATTTTAAAGTTAGAAACTTTCCGAACATCCATGGCATTTTCTAATTCTGAAGCATTGCTGATCAGTTGTTTAGTTTGTGAGGATCTTAGTCACAAAAGGACTTTACCTTCCGTAACGGTAGGTGTAGGATTGAGAAGGCTGGAGCCCGGTCATGACGGCCGTGTGGATGTAGCCAGGGTCATGCCACCCGAAATCCTTGGCAGGGCTTGGTAACAAGGGGCTACCTGCATCGAGATAAGTTCGTCGAAGCAATTCCAGAATCAAACACAGTCACGTTTCCCTTAGTAACGTCTGCTCTCTGTGATAAATGGACGAGACCACAACTTACTGCACATATCATTCCGCGTGAACGTTGCCACTTGAGAAGTAGCGGACTTGCCTCCTCCGTACTGAACCTGCTGCGGCCTCCCGTCGCCGCTCACCCAGGTAAGCCTCATCTGGCGACAACCATTGCTTCCAGCGCTCAGATACAGTTTGGCAGAAAATCACCGTAGAATGGACGAAGAAACGGTGGGCCTGCTCACCGATGTGGCCGTGGAGTCGGTGCTGGAGAGGTGGCCGTAGAGCGGGCTGGCGGGGTTGGCGAACCGGAGCGCGCCGGACCGCTTGAGGACGCACGGCGTCCGGAAGCCGCCGGAGAAGAGCACGAACTCGACATCGGTGCGGAAGTTGATGACGTGGAAGGTGACGGTGGCGGCGCAGGTGCGGACACTGCAGGCGCCCGACGCGTCGCGCTTCTGGCATGCCGCGGTCTTGCAGCCCAGGTAGCCAGGGTCGCGCTTCATGTACTGTGCCTGCATGCATAGATGATAGCCCCAAGGCGGAGGACCGCGTCAAATAGCTCAAGTTCAGTTCGGCCCGAAAAACTTGGCGTCGCTGGCGGCCTGTATATAATTTGGCCCATTATTTGGGACGGCCTCGAAGATCATGGGTGTGCGAGAGCATGACTTCACACGGTGCCGACTGCCGACTGCCGACTGCCGACACGGCAACGATGACTCTACTGCTCTAAACTAGAGTACTTTCTAAGGTCCAACTACACAGCTTGCCCATCTGAACCATGCAACGCACGTCATTCATGCGATGACGTTGTAGTACCCAAACGGATGACCAATGTTTGCACGCTAACTTATTAGGCTTGGCTTGCTGCATTCATCATGGATGCCCATTCTTGTGAGACATGTTGCATGGGGTACCGAAAAATGTCACTGTTGATCAAGTACTTAACCATCTAGAGCTTCCTTTTCGTAAACTCAGCAACCTCTTAATGAAGAGAACGACTTGAACATGGCAGAAAGAAACAACTTTTTTATATACCAATCCGTGGTAACTAGTACGTAGGCAAGGATCATGAGCCAGCGAAAACAGAGAGGTGATGCAGTCCGAAACTTGCCTTGACGGGGTAGTGGCACAGAAGCGGGAGATGCGCTAGATCGCCGGTCTGGACGTAGTTAACACCACTCAAAGGGCACCCGGAGACACTGCGCATGCACCAGTTCACGGATCGAGAGGCGACGACGATCCATCCGTCCGTCAACAAAAACAAACGATCGTAACAGCTAGCAGCAGTCAGTCAAAATAAAATTATTAATGTTAAAATTACCTGGAGCTGCATGGCGTGATCATCGCGACCCAGTCGTCGGCGTCGGGTCTGAGGACGCCGGCCACGGTGACCGTGAGGAACGCCTCGTCGGGGAGCGGCGCCCCGCCGCTGCTCACGTTGATCGACAGGTACGGGCTCGGGTTGGAGCACGAGGACAGCCTCCTCCGGTTCACCGTCCTGAACTCCGACTTCCCTGCGAAGCTCTCGTGCAGCATCTCCGGTGGCGGCGGTGCAGGCCAGCACGACACGGTGGCGCAGAGGCCGAGGAACACAATCGACGCGACGGCACCGGAGCCAGAGAGACCCATCGCAACGTACGAGGCTACGAGCGCGTGTGGTTACGGCGGCGCACAAATGTGCCTCAAGCTAAGATTATATATAAGCACCACCTGCCGGAGCTGTCTGATCCAAGATGTGCGAGACGTCTTGGCGAGGGATAGTAACGGACCCGTTCTTATCCATATTCGTACCGGCAAAATAAAATTATACTCATCAAAAAACTTATTATACCCATGCACTCGTGGCTATGAAATTATACACATACCGCATGGATAAAAATACCATCGAGTAACCCACACTTGATTAGATATGCCCACTAAACACATATTAAATAGCATAAATCTTATAAATATATGGCGTATTTAAAACTATAAATTATCAAATGTGAGtaaataaaagaagaagaaaTAATAAATAATGTAGAAACATGCATGTTGATCTCATATAATATATTCTTAATTGAGTAGATTATTTatatatatctttacccagtagATTGATTATCCATGGTACATGGATATAGTTAGTATATACACATACTCGCACCCGTCTACTCGATGGGTACAATATTGTGCTCATAAACATACCTACAGTCTACAGATAAAGAATTTATCCCATCCTCGCTCTTATGTCGAGTAAACCCGTCGGGTATACGAGTTTTGGGTACTTATTATTACCATCTCTACTCGGTGTTTAGGAGACTATTAGGTCACGCACCAACATTAAGGTTGTTAATGTTTATAGCAGAACAGCCATATGACTGTGCATAACACTTTTTTGCGCTGTAGACTGCATTGTTTGTTGAGTGAAATTGAAATAGGATATGCGATAGAAAaggctgctggagatagcctaaaaAGGATGTCTTCCTCATCCGCGTGGACAACTTAGATCACGTCCAGCAGTTTGCTCATATGGTCACCAAAAATATTGTTTTGCAATATGGACTGCACTCTTTACAAAGTGTAATTTGAATATAGGGATGTGATTGGGTAAGTTGCTGAAGCTAGTCTTACACTTCATAGATACATGTGTATCGGCAACATATCCTGTGATGTTAGGAATGTTAACAACTAACACAAGGTAAATTAGACAAACTATCTTTTTCTAAATTATGCCATTTATTTTCCCTAGCCAAAACATATGCAATAAAATTAAGTTTTTATATGCATACAAGGTTTTACCTAAGTGTTGCTATCATTATCACATAGATGTTATCCAACATATATTTCACACCTACCCACTAGTCTATAAGGCCACGAACAATTTTCCCACTTAATATAGGGATCTCTAGGGTGTTGATTGAAAAAAAATACAAGATACAGACTTTTCACGGAGATTCTCCATACATATTGTATTCTAACTGCATTTATGATCCATGGGCTTATGATTATATTATGAAGTCTCCTAGTTGCCTTTTGTAATTGGAAAATGGAACTATGGTCTCAGCGTTGTACATTCCCTAACTAAGCTAGAAAGATAAAGCATGTAAATGCAGAAACTTAAACGCGATATAAACTCCCGTTGACGCACCAGTATTTTATCGAGGTGTTGTGGTTAGCCTTGGACCTTCTCCCCGTAAGTGGTGCTCTAGTTGTGGCATCTTTAAAATTCTCCTCGTCGTCTCCATAATCAAGTTTCCAGATAAAATACCATAGACCTCATTCTCTCCGATACATGGTGTTAACCACACCACAAGCACAATCAATGTGATCTCATAAAATTATAGCCCCTCTGGTACAACCTACAATGACTTGTGCAAGCGTCAAGGAATGCaatgaccaagagttgggttTAAGGGTGCCTAACCTCACTTCGAATAGTAGGTAATGTGGAGAGTGTTATAATCAACAATTTAATTAACCTAAGCACCTCATAAAACACCTATATTGATCACTTAGGGGTGTTTGTTTTGAGAAATCAATCCATCCAACATAAGTTGATACATCATGAGTCTATTCCTAAAATTTGGTGGATGACTTCATTCCTCGTATTAGTACTAACTATGAGAATTAAGTGGTGATTGATCAACttattctattccacaaaccaaacaaaaaaagtgagaagatgatggactagcttATTTCTTAAACTAAACACTCTACTAGTGATTTTATTATGCACTTGGGTATATAGAGTTATTGGACTATATTGTTCAACCATATGGTTCACAGAAAGAAGTTTCAAACCAAACAAAGAAATATTGAATTACTTTGAAATAGTAATTGGTATTTTACAACTGAATTTGTCGTCCATATCTTACTGACATTTGAGATTCCTTCGGAGTAAACAACCATTATAAATATTAAATATTATTATCATCACGAGATTAGCGTCGCAACCTCCATTCTAGATCGCACCTCAAGCTCTACTACCAACTTCAAGCCACATGGATACATTGTGTAGGTTAAATGACTGTTTATGATATCATAGTACTTATGACTATGGTCTATGGCTGAAACTTCTTATTTTAAAAGTACAAAATACTCCGAGCGTCCCAAAATATAATTCAttttagattaaacatgcattcaTTAATCAACCCCTAAATGTACTTTGTATATGTATTTATATTCGTtatcattcattcgaatgtggacGAAAAAATAGAAACAGAAAAAACTATATTTTAAGATGAAGTAAGTGTTAATAAAACATATATTAAGCACAAGAGGTTTAAATTAATTGAGGATAATTGATAACTATAAAAAAGTACGCATTTGGTCATAAGCATTTTTTATGTAATAATTATGAGATACGTAATCAGAAAACATATAACAAACGCACGAGTTTTAACTTACTTAAGGATAAAAATATGTAACTTAAAAAATCTACAAAAGTACTATTTAATAAGATTAAAGATAAAACTTGGATGGAGACTCCAAAGTGTTGACTATTGTGTTAGAAACTGAACAAAGAGAAAAAAATATAGGAACTTAATATAAACATATCTTTAGTAGATGGAATTAAACATTAAATAATGCTTATGTCTCCTTCCGCATGAGCTGATGAACTAGTAAGAAAGTATTTTAACAAGGGTCGTTTATTAATGTAAATGTTGTAGATACACAACATCTATACTATACAATAATATGGTATTTACAGTACAAAAATAAATAGTATTCTTCAAAAAAAGGTGAGAAGTAGGTCCAGTTAATCTTCTTTCTGTTGTGAGCGACAGCTATTATTGAATTATCAGGCTCAGTGACTTGTTTGCCGGAGCTCCCTTCACAATCCTAAATTGGTCTCGTACCTCCATCGAACTTGAGTTTACAAACTGAATGAAAGAGGTTAACAATTATTCAGACTTCAATGCAAATGCAGAACCATTTTAAAAACTAAAGTGGTGTTTCTTTTTCAACAtttgctgagaattaggcgtgttAACCTGTGGAATTTTATTTATTCAACCACTTCAATATTTGGAGTACTTATAAACATGCTAAAATAGAGGGGCCGGAACACAACACATGGGGAACTCACCTGAACCAGCATATCGGTTCTTGTAGCATGCACCTTGCCATAGCCAAACTCCGAAACCCTTGATAAGCTCcaggcctccccctaaatatttgGATATTGGGAAAAGAATATTAACAAGCATATATCAACATTAGTCAAGATAATCGATTCCTAATTATCCCTCGATTCCTAACATTAActgaatcattgttaacaccctaCAACTTTAAGATTATGCAGTGCCTACGTTGAACATAGTACAATACAAACCTTGTTAACTGTTACCATGACTTACTTTGTTAGGGAAGCTGTCCAAGCTGAACCCTCCTGCTCCAACAATGACATGAACAGGTGCGGTGTAGTTGCTGTTGTCATAAACGTCAATTCCACTTTTGTCCGTCGTTGGCATGCCTTTGCAATTGCCTTGGTATACCGCACAAGTCCTCTCGTAGTTGTGTACATGGCCGAAGAAAACCAGATCCACCTACTCACAGCATAACCCGAACATGTCACTATAGACATTTTGTTATTTTTCTCAGGAATAATGTGGCACGGTTTATTCTAAATTTTTGAACTTTTATTAGTGTGGTTTCTTACCTGGTAGTTGAGCAGGAGTGGCTCAACAGAGGCAACAAAGTTGGAATCCACGTTGGGCAGTATACCACCATGGGAGGAATACATGGGTCTATGTCTGCAATGGCCAGTGAAATGCCAATTGTTATTTCTTGCATCACTTGGAACCGATTACCGAATCCAGAGTTCAACATAAACAATACAAAAAAAGGTCTGGTCTAATGCTGCAGCCTTTCTTTCCCCACCTGACCAGTCTTTAGCCAGGCTATTGTTAGAGAGAAATGACTAATTCACTCACCCAATGAAGATCACCCACGGTGTTCTTGATCTATCAACCGATGACAAATCTTCGTCCATCCAATTGTACTATTCAAACAACAAAGTTTTCAGACAAGTTTTTTGTGTTTCTAAGATTTCAATCAGAAGTAAAAATTTATAGGCAACATCATACCTGCTCTGACTTCTCCGACCACTCATGCTCAGTGGACATCACAATGAAGTGAACGGTCCCTTGCTCAATAGAATACCATGGCTTATCCTTACTAACAGCAGGCATGGGGAAGTATGATTCGTAGGCAACCCCACATTCACCCCCTGAATCAGGAGTCACATACACAGATGCAGAGCTCGCGTAATCCCTGGGGAACCATCATCAGTTCATGATAGCAATTGTGCATtgtatatttatttatatcacCCTGTAAATTCACTATTACTGAAAATTGCACTGGAAGTGAAAGATTCTTTTGAATAAAGAAATTCACCTTTCGTGATTACCAATAGCTGTCATGTAGGGAACTTGAGAGGCCAGTGGCGTGATGAGGTGAAGGAAGAAGTCCCACTCGACCAGGAATCCTGTGGCATAGCTGATGTCTCCTATATGGAAAATGGAGTCCACGTTTCCTGTTTGGATCTCTTTAGCCACTGCCTTGGCCACAGAAACCGATCCAGGCTGCAAAGACGTATCATGACCATTAGAATTTAGAACTAGACCGAGTTCATATTTTTCCAAACTTGATACAAACATAGTATGACATACGAGAGTGTACAGTCTTCGCAGAAGAAGTCCAGTCTTAGAGCATTTTTGCATCGACACTGTATTTTGGCCTACCTTATCCCCTTTATTGATTACAATAAACGGACAGCTCCTACCATTTTACTGtcaaaaatatttccatatacctGAATGTAGTGTTCCACAGACGGGTCCAGTGGAGCCTTCCCCATATCACCATAGATCACAAAGGATAGCTCATCTGAACCAGCGGCTGGTGCAGTTCTAAATTTAACTGTGTCACTCCAGCCCACAGAATCACTGCACAAATAAGGAAGCCACTGATTGCAGATCATTTTTCAAGGATCTTAGTCATGTTACGAGAATTCAAGCTCTACCTTCCGTAGCGGTAAGTGTAGGACTGAGATGGCTGAAGCCCAGTCATGACGGCCGAGTGGATATAGCCGGGGTCATGCCAGCCAAAATCCTTGGCAGGGCTCGGCAGCACGGATATACCTGCAATTATGTGTGAGGAAACGCGGGATTAGACACAGCGACATGGCATTTTATCTTACAGTTCCATTCTCCGAGGATAATAAGGTAGTATAACATATGGATTACTCACTGCACATGTCATCCTGCGTGAACGTTGCGACTTCAGAAGTAGATGACTTTCCGTCTCCATACTGCACGCGCTGAGGATTCCCGTCTCCACTCACCCAGGTGAGCCTCATCTGCGACGATAAAACGCCCAGTTAAGGTAAGGGTGTTGTTCAGCTGTTGTAGAGAGCAACAGTGGAATCGAAGGGCGGGGTTCCTAGAATGGCTCTGCTCACCGAGGTGGCCTTGGAGTCGGTGCTGGAGAGGTGGCCGTAGAGCGGGCTGGCGGGGTTGGCGAACCGGCGCGCGCCGGACCGCTTGAGGAGGCACGGCGCCTTGAAGCCGCCGGAGA of Zea mays cultivar B73 chromosome 8, Zm-B73-REFERENCE-NAM-5.0, whole genome shotgun sequence contains these proteins:
- the LOC100191994 gene encoding uncharacterized protein isoform X2 encodes the protein MGLSGSGAVASIVFLGLCATVSCWPAPPPPEMLHESFAGKSEFRTVNRRRLSSCSNPSPYLSINVSSGGAPLPDEAFLTVTVAGVLRPDADDWVAMITPCSSSVSGCPLSGVNYVQTGDLAHLPLLCHYPVKAQYMKRDPGYLGCKTAACQKRDASGACSVRTCAATVTFHVINFRTDVEFVLFSGGFRTPCVLKRSGALRFANPASPLYGHLSSTDSTATSMRLTWVSGDGRPQQVQYGGGKSATSQVATFTRNDMCSSPLLPSPAKDFGWHDPGYIHTAVMTGLQPSQSYTYRYGSDSVGWSDTNTFRMPPAAGSDETSFVIYGDMGKAPLDPSVEHYIQPGSISVVKAVAKEIQTGKVNSVFHIGDISYATGFLVEWDFFLNLIAPLASRVPYMTAIGNHERDYAESGSVYVTPDSGGECGVAYESYFRMPAVSKDKPWYSIEQGSVHFVVMSTEHKWSEMSEQYKWMNQDLSSVNRSRTPWVIFIGHRPMYSSHVGIPVNVDLAFVASVEPLLLKHQVDLVFFGHVHNYERTCAIYKNICKGKPKKDESGIDTYDNSKYTAPVHATVGAGGFSLDKFPRIVLNKWSLSRVSEFGYARVHATRGDMLVQFVSSSTMEVLDQFRFVKPDPARRLRNKPV
- the LOC100191994 gene encoding uncharacterized protein isoform X1 encodes the protein MKRDPGYLGCKTAACQKRDASGACSVRTCAATVTFHVINFRTDVEFVLFSGGFRTPCVLKRSGALRFANPASPLYGHLSSTDSTATSMRLTWVSGDGRPQQVQYGGGKSATSQVATFTRNDMCSSPLLPSPAKDFGWHDPGYIHTAVMTGLQPSQSYTYRYGSDSVGWSDTNTFRMPPAAGSDETSFVIYGDMGKAPLDPSVEHYIQPGSISVVKAVAKEIQTGKVNSVFHIGDISYATGFLVEWDFFLNLIAPLASRVPYMTAIGNHERDYAESGSVYVTPDSGGECGVAYESYFRMPAVSKDKPWYSIEQGSVHFVVMSTEHKWSEMSEQYKWMNQDLSSVNRSRTPWVIFIGHRPMYSSHVGIPVNVDLAFVASVEPLLLKHQVDLVFFGHVHNYERTCAIYKNICKGKPKKDESGIDTYDNSKYTAPVHATVGAGGFSLDKFPRIVLNKWSLSRVSEFGYARVHATRGDMLVQIDVALDNENSRKFRKNAIWASPSEQLLLYFLQFVSSSTMEVLDQFRFVKPDPARRLRNKPV
- the LOC100191994 gene encoding uncharacterized protein LOC100191994; the protein is MRLTWVSGDGRPQQVQYGGGKSATSQVATFTRNDMCSSPLLPSPAKDFGWHDPGYIHTAVMTGLQPSQSYTYRYGSDSVGWSDTNTFRMPPAAGSDETSFVIYGDMGKAPLDPSVEHYIQPGSISVVKAVAKEIQTGKVNSVFHIGDISYATGFLVEWDFFLNLIAPLASRVPYMTAIGNHERDYAESGSVYVTPDSGGECGVAYESYFRMPAVSKDKPWYSIEQGSVHFVVMSTEHKWSEMSEQYKWMNQDLSSVNRSRTPWVIFIGHRPMYSSHVGIPVNVDLAFVASVEPLLLKHQVDLVFFGHVHNYERTCAIYKNICKGKPKKDESGIDTYDNSKYTAPVHATVGAGGFSLDKFPRIVLNKWSLSRVSEFGYARVHATRGDMLVQVSFCISFSFPSFNILSLFTCLK
- the LOC100281400 gene encoding Probable inactive purple acid phosphatase 27 precursor — encoded protein: MMAFFVVQRGSSQLTPLLALALLGLLRCAAVSCSAAAAATTLLHRESYAGKSEFRTVNRKPLGSCVDPSPYLAIDVGAAGPIPDEAFLQVTVSGVQRPDPSDWVAMITPSNSSVAGCPLSEVNYVETGDLANLPLLCHYPVKAQYLTSDPGYLGCKNAGCGKRDASGACTARTCAATLTFHVVNFRTDVEFVLFSGGFKAPCLLKRSGARRFANPASPLYGHLSSTDSKATSMRLTWVSGDGNPQRVQYGDGKSSTSEVATFTQDDMCSISVLPSPAKDFGWHDPGYIHSAVMTGLQPSQSYTYRYGSDSVGWSDTVKFRTAPAAGSDELSFVIYGDMGKAPLDPSVEHYIQPGSVSVAKAVAKEIQTGNVDSIFHIGDISYATGFLVEWDFFLHLITPLASQVPYMTAIGNHERDYASSASVYVTPDSGGECGVAYESYFPMPAVSKDKPWYSIEQGTVHFIVMSTEHEWSEKSEQYNWMDEDLSSVDRSRTPWVIFIGHRPMYSSHGGILPNVDSNFVASVEPLLLNYQVDLVFFGHVHNYERTCAVYQGNCKGMPTTDKSGIDVYDNSNYTAPVHVIVGAGGFSLDSFPNKGEAWSLSRVSEFGYGKVHATRTDMLVQFVNSSSMEVRDQFRIVKGAPANKSLSLIIQ